Genomic DNA from Candidatus Nitronereus thalassa:
CGCCGACTCTCTCTGCTCACGAGAGAAATCCGACTCTCAAACATGGAGATCCGAAATAAACAAAAATGACTTTGAAGGACAATTCGAACCTTGAATTTAGAATGTGTTCCCAGATTCGGATTTGAATTTCACACTTTCTTGTCCACACCTAGTACACCGTGATACTGTCTCAATCCGTCAAGTAGCGGCATCACATACCCCAGCAACCTTTTCCACTCCATGCGCAAGAAACGCTCTAAATCCATTCATCAACCCGCTTTACCGGGAATATCAGAAGCCCAGGTTCCCATTGTGGCCATCATTGGACGACCCAATGTTGGCAAATCGACATTTTTTAATCGAGTCCTCGGAACCCGAAGTGCTATTGTCGATGACATGCCGGGTGTCACTCGTGATCGCATCACTGCAGAATGCACCTATCAAGGCCGACGACTTCAGCTCGTCGACACAGGCGGTTTGGACCTCAGCACTTCAGAGAGCATGGGCCAACTTATTCGCGTCCAATCCCAAACCGCCATTGCCGAAGCCGATATCTTGGTGGTCATCATGGACGGACGGGCGGGACTCACCCCGCTTGACCAAGAAATAGCCACACTCCTTCGAGATGTAAACAAACCCACGTTTTACGCCATCAACAAAATAGACACACCCCAAGCCGAACCCTTGCTCGCAGACTTTTACCAATTAGGCAAGGATCAGCTATTTCCCATTTCTGCTGAGCATGGTACCGGAGTGGATGAATTGCTCGAAGCATTTTTGCCACTGCTCCCAGTAGATCCCGACGATGGCGAACGCGTACCATTCCCACGGGTCGCCGTGGTGGGTCGTCCGAATGTCGGCAAATCTACCTTGATCAATACCCTGTTTGGCGCAGAACGCGTGGTCGTCAGTGATATTCCTGGCACCACCCGTGATCCCGTGGATACACATATCGAGTATCAGGGCACACCCATCATCTTTACGGATACCGCTGGTATACGGCGTCGCGGAAAAATTGAACGAGGCATCGAAGGGTATAGCTTGGCTAGGACACTTAAAGCCCTCGGCCGCTCCGACATCGCCATTTTGATTTTAGACGGAGTCGAAGGCGCCACTGAACAAGACACTAAAATTGCCGGACTATTGTTGAAGCAAGGACGCGGCTGCGTCTTGTTTATTAACAAATGGGATCTTCGACAAGATGACCCAACCGCGCAAACCCAATTTTCCAAAGAACTGCATCGCCGTTTTCCATTTTTCACGTTTGTGCCCACCATTTTCGGGTCGGCACTCAAGGGATCATCAATAGATCCCCTTTTATCCACAATCCAGAGCGTGATGGAAGCCTTTTGTTATCGCGTGCCCACGGCCCGGCTCAATCAATTTCTCCAAAAGGCCCTCGAAGATAATCCCCTTCCAAGCAAGCGGCGCAGCCCCTTGAAGTCCATGTTTATGACTCAAGTCGCCACGAAGCCACCGACCTTTGCCTTGTTTGTCGGGAAATCTGTGGAAGTCCAGACGTTTTACCTTCGATTTCTGGAAAATCGATTGAGGGACACCTTCGGATTCGAAGGGACACCGATTAGAATATTGGTGAGGCAGAGATAATTGACAATCTAGAAGCGGCAGTTTGGGGTCAAACTTTCTCGCTAGATTATTTGCAAGAATTATTTCTAGCAGGGTTTCGCCCCTGCATGACGAGGTCCTTTTGTTTCGGCAAAAGGACCCAAAACCATTTCCGCCCGTCTGCGGCCTTCCAGAGAATGGAGGAAAACCTCTCCATTCTCTTCCAGGTCCCTCCGCCTACGCCCCGAATAAGATGGCGAGAGAACTCGCTGCGCTCAAACAGCTCTCGCCAAAAAGTCGATTCGGGCCTCCGGCTCCGCCGCAGCCAAAGGCGGGAGACACTTAAGAAACACATCTAAAAATGGAAGCGTCCCCTTTTCTGCAAGCTGTGTACTCGGAACCCCTGAAATTTCTCAGGCAGAGTTTGCCACAGCATAAATCACCCTTGGTTACGCCACTGCCAGGGTGGGACCGGATAGTCGGTACCCCATAATCCAACTCGCTTAGATCTCGCCCATCTCTCGAGTCGAGTCAGCTGATGTTGCCTCACCGTCGGTAGATGACCATAGTACTTCCGCATGACCCAAGCGTGTCCCAGCATGACCATACGCTCATTAACGTTAATCCACTCAGATCTATGCTCACACTGTACATATATCGTCGCGAGCGTACGTCCGTGTTTGTCAATACCATGTTCCTCTATGAGCACATTCCGACCACCGATCAGCTTGATGATTCCAGCCTTCGCGATATTGCCCCAATGTTGCCCATCTTCCGAGCAGTCAATGGCGTATAAGCGAATACGCATTTCCCTCCGCGACTTCGATACGATTACGGTGTCGCCGTCAATGATGTATCGCACCCTAAATTTTGGCAGATCGCTTGCTGTTATTTCGCAATATTGAGTCGCATGTTCATCTTCACCAGTATATGAAAAGAGTGCGATCAGTACTGCTATTAGGACTACTGCAAAAAGAGCGAGCAGACTGATTTCCACAGTATTCTCCGTGCGCTAACGCGGGATAACCTCGTTAAATGGCACAGGCAACCTAACAATGCTTAGATGGACCCGTGTAAGAGGACGGGTCTTGGAGATTCTGTCCGGATAACACGCATCGAGTCTTCTGAACAATACGCCAGAATCGTTGTATATTCAATTTGTTACGCCCACAATTCCAGTTATTTTGGCATCTTATGAAGATCAGGATAATGCCACCTATTTGAATAAACTCACAAAAAATTAAATTAATCCGTCCCCTTTTCTCTTACTTCTTTGCTTCAAAAACTCACCTTACCATTTTCTTCGATTGTCATTCAGGTCTTTGCCTTTCTCCTGCGTTGGGCGCGGCTGGGCCGCCGCACCGAATCCTACCTCTCGGCGCGGACTGTCTGAACGGAGAGGAGGCTTTAACCTCGGAGTGAGTTTCCGCGTCATCTTGATTCGGGGTGGCGGCCCAGTTCCCCGTTGTTCTGCGCACAGGCAAGAATGGTTTTGCCTCCTTTTGCCGAAACAAAAGGAGGTCGTCTGCAGGGGCGAAACCCTGCATATACAAATAAGGATAATGAGAGTGGGCGGAGTAGAATTGGATTTGGAAATTAGAGGTAAATCTGGTGAGGGGCGGATAAGCATTTTCCCCAAAGATGGGGTTCACGATTTACCCATCACGCATATGCGCAATCTGAGAAAAATATTCCACGAACGCCCGGATGCCGCCAGAGGCTTGGGCCCAATCAAAGAATTCATTGGGCGCATGGTAGCCATGCTCTGGCAAACTGAGACCCATGAAAAGAATCGGCACCTTCCAGGCTCGCTCCATGAGCTTCACTGCCCCGATTGAGCCACCTTCCCGAACAAAGGATGGGGTTATGCTGAACCCAACGTGCACCGCCTTTCGCAAGGCCTCCGCATAGGGACCACTCGTAATCCCCTGAAATGGCTCAAGTTGTTCATCGCACTCCACGTGAATGTCAGGATTATGTTTTTTAATAAAAGCCTGAAGCTGCGAGAAAATTTTTTGAGGCTGTTGATTAGGCACGAGTCTCATGCTGATTTTGAGTCTGCCACATGGTGGCACAGCGGTTTTGACTCCAGGGCCACTATACCCACCCACAAGGCCGTGCACTTCGAACGTGGGCGCAGCCCAAATTCTTTTCACAAGGTTGGCCCGATCCTCGGTCCGAATCGATCGCAATCCATAGGCTTTTTTAAATCTGGCCACCTCAAACCCTGACGATAAAAACTCCTTCATATCACGAGGAGAAGGAGGCACGACGTGATCGTAAAACCCAGGGATTTTTACCCGACCCGTTTGAGCATCTACACAGGCATGGACAGCCTCGCATAATTCGGCAAGTGGGTTTCTCGCCCCACCCCCGGTTAAACCTGAATGAACATCGGTCGTACCAGTACGCAAGGTCAGTTGAGCCGCAAGCAATCCGCGAAGCCCTGTCGGCACGGCAGGGCGTTGGCGCGAG
This window encodes:
- the der gene encoding ribosome biogenesis GTPase Der, producing MRKKRSKSIHQPALPGISEAQVPIVAIIGRPNVGKSTFFNRVLGTRSAIVDDMPGVTRDRITAECTYQGRRLQLVDTGGLDLSTSESMGQLIRVQSQTAIAEADILVVIMDGRAGLTPLDQEIATLLRDVNKPTFYAINKIDTPQAEPLLADFYQLGKDQLFPISAEHGTGVDELLEAFLPLLPVDPDDGERVPFPRVAVVGRPNVGKSTLINTLFGAERVVVSDIPGTTRDPVDTHIEYQGTPIIFTDTAGIRRRGKIERGIEGYSLARTLKALGRSDIAILILDGVEGATEQDTKIAGLLLKQGRGCVLFINKWDLRQDDPTAQTQFSKELHRRFPFFTFVPTIFGSALKGSSIDPLLSTIQSVMEAFCYRVPTARLNQFLQKALEDNPLPSKRRSPLKSMFMTQVATKPPTFALFVGKSVEVQTFYLRFLENRLRDTFGFEGTPIRILVRQR
- a CDS encoding thermonuclease family protein, which gives rise to MRIRLYAIDCSEDGQHWGNIAKAGIIKLIGGRNVLIEEHGIDKHGRTLATIYVQCEHRSEWINVNERMVMLGHAWVMRKYYGHLPTVRQHQLTRLERWARSKRVGLWGTDYPVPPWQWRNQG
- a CDS encoding M20/M25/M40 family metallo-hydrolase, with protein sequence MTKRNAHLESYIRSSRSHFEDLLSQMVETPSISSDPDRVKDINRMATLGMQSLKSFGAQARLVKTGGYPAVSGGWQVGKQYPTLTIYNHLDVQPAQEPEWRQEPFQFCKEGNRYRGRGTTDDKGPALTALFAARYAVEQGVPLNIRFLWELEEEIGSPNFQDALDQKTLVPRPDSVLISDTIWVSRQRPAVPTGLRGLLAAQLTLRTGTTDVHSGLTGGGARNPLAELCEAVHACVDAQTGRVKIPGFYDHVVPPSPRDMKEFLSSGFEVARFKKAYGLRSIRTEDRANLVKRIWAAPTFEVHGLVGGYSGPGVKTAVPPCGRLKISMRLVPNQQPQKIFSQLQAFIKKHNPDIHVECDEQLEPFQGITSGPYAEALRKAVHVGFSITPSFVREGGSIGAVKLMERAWKVPILFMGLSLPEHGYHAPNEFFDWAQASGGIRAFVEYFSQIAHMRDG